The genomic region GCGTACCGGCGGAAGCGTTCGACCGCGATGGTCGCCGTACCGAGCGGGTCGTCGCCGAGCTCCTCGGGCAGCCACTCGACGTCGGCGAGCAGGTAGTCGCCGGTGCTGTCGAGCTGGTCCACCTTGAACCGCCGGTTGCCGGTGAGCGTGATCTCGACCGGCCCGTCGTCGCCGGCCTCCAAAGTGATCTCGGAGATCGTCGCGGCGCAGCCGGTGCCGTACAGCGAGCGGAAGACCCGGTCGCCGAGCTCGTAGCCGTCCCGCACCGCGATCGCGCCGCAGACCAGCTCGCCGCCGTTCTCGACCAGGTCCCGGACCACGGCACGGCCCTGCGTGTCCGTGATCGGCAGCGGTAGCACCAGCCCCGGGAAGACCACCGTCTCCACAGTGAGCAAGGGCAGACGGGAGTCCATACCGACGAGCCTAGGGCAACGACCCCACCGCCGTACGCCGCACCACTGGGCGGGCGGCCGGCCCAGCCGACGGCGGAGTAGGAGGCGGCCCTCGTCCGCGGGTCGGGACGGGCGATCCGGAGTCCGGGAAAGCCGCTGGTGGTGAGCTGGTTCACGGTCGAGGCGGAGCTGTGGACACCGGGCCGGACGGGACGGCGGCGACCACTAGACTGGAGCCATGATTCGCCGCGTCGACCTGCGGGGCCGAGTGGCGGCCGGAGAGCTCGTTGATCTCCCTGCCGATGTTCACGCCCTGGTGCCCCGAGCCGTGTTCGACGTCGAGAAGGCTCTCGACGTCGTCCGACCGATCTGCCTGGACGTCCGCCATCGCGGTCTCGAGGCGATCCGGGAGTACGGCGAGCGGTTCGACGGGGTGCACCTCGACGACGTCCGGGTTCCGGCCGAGGCGCTGAAGACGGCGCTGGAGGAGCTCGACCCGACCGTGCGCAGCGCGTTCGAGGAGTCGATCCGGCGCGTCCGCGAGGTGAGCGAGGACGAGCTCGGCGGCGACGTCGAGTCCGAGCCGGCGCCGGGTGGCCGGGTCACCCAGCGGCTGGTCCCGGTCCAGCGCGTCGGGCTGTACGTGCCGGGCGGCCGCGCGCCGCTCGCGTCCAGCGTGGTGATGAACGTCGTCCCGGCCCAGGTGGCCGGGGTGCCGTCGCTGGCTGTGGCGTCCCCGCCGCAGAAAGAGTTCGGTGGTCTGCCGCACCCGACCGTGCTCGCGGTCTGCGCGATGCTCGGTGTCGACGAGGTGTATGCGATCGGCGGCGCGCAGGCGATCGCCGGGTTCGCGTACGGCTTCGAGGGCTGCCGCAAGGTCAACCTGATCACCGGCCCCGGCAACATCTACGTCGTCGCGGCCAAGCGCTTCCTGCTCGGCCAGGTCGGCATCGACTCCGAGGCCGGCCCGACCGAGATCGCCGTCCTGGCCGACGCCACCGCCGACCCGGCGCACGTCGCGGCCGACCTGATCAGCCAGGCCGAGCACGACCCGATGGCGGCCAGCGTGCTGGTGACGCCGAGCGAGTCACTGGCGGCGGCGGTCGAGGCCGAGCTGCCCGTGCAGGTCGCCCGGACCAAGCACAGCGAGCGCATCACCGAGGCGCTCGGTGGGCAGCAGTCCGCCATCGTGCTGGTCGACGACCTGGACCAGGGCACCGCGCTGGTGGACGCCTACGCCGCCGAGCACCTGGAGATCCAGACCGAGGACGCCGAGCAGCGGGCCGCGCTGATCAACAACGCGGGCGCGATCTTCGTCGGCGGCTGGTCGCCGGTGTCGCTCGGCGACTATTGCGCCGGGTCGAACCACGTGCTGCCCACGGCCGGCTGCGCCTGCCACTCCTCGGGCCTGTCCGTGCGCAGCTTCCTGCGCGCGATGCACGTCGTGAACTACACCCGCGACGCGCTCCAGGAGGTCGCCGGGCACGTGGTCGCGCTCGCGAACGCCGAGGACCTGCCCGGGCACGGCGCCGCGGTGTCGATCCGGTTCCCCGGGGACAGCTGATGGGCCGCCGCTTCGACGGGCTGCCGATCCGCGACGAGCTGAGGAACTTCGAGCCGTACGGCGCGCCGCAGCTCGACGTCCCGGTGCTGCTCAACGTCAACGAGAACCCGTACCCGCCGAGCGAGGCGACCGTCGCGGACATCACCGCGTCGGTGGCCGAGGCGGCCCGCGGACTCAACCGGTATCCCGACCGCGAGTTCCTCGCCCTGCGCGCCGACCTCGCGGCGTACCTGGGCCGGGAGTCGGGGGCGCGGCTGACCGCCGAGCAGGTCTGGGCGGCCAACGGGTCGAACGAGGTGATGCTGCACCTGCTGCAGGCCTTCGGCGGCCCGGGCCGGACGGCGCTGTCGTTCGCCCCGACGTACTCGATGTACCCGGAGTACGCCCGCGACACGAACACGGGCTGGGTGGTCGGCCGGCGGTCCGAGGACTTCACCCTGGACCAGAGCAAGGCGCTGGCGGCGATCTCCCGGCACCGGCCGTCGGTCGTGCTGCTCGCCTCGCCGAACAACCCGACCGGGACGGCACTGCCGATCCAGCTGGTCGAGGCGCTGGCCGCCCGGACGGCGGGAATCGGCGCGGTGCTGGTGGTCGACGAGGCGTACGCGGAGTTCCGCCGGGCCGGCACGCCGAGCGCGGTCACGCTGCTGCCGTCGTACCCGAATCTGGCGGTCGCGCGGACGACCTCGAAGGCGTTCGCGCTCGCCGGTGCTCGGGTCGGCTACCTGGCGGCGAGCAAGCAGCTGGTCGACGCGCTGCGCATCGTCCGGCTGCCGTACCACCTGTCCGCGGTGACCCAGGCGGTCGCCCGGGCCGCGCTGCGGCACTCCGACGAGTTGCTCGCCCGGGTCGGGCAGCTGCGGGCCGAGCGGGACGAGACCGTCGACTGGCTGCGGGCCCAGGGGCTGCGGGCGGTCGACTCCGACGCCAACTTCGTGCTGTTCGGCACGTTCCGCGACCGGCACGCGGTCTGGCAGGCCCTGCTGGACGACGGCGTGCTGATCCGCGAGACCGGGCCCGACGGCTGGCTGCGGGTGTCGATCGGCACCGGCGCCGAGATGGCCGCGTTCCGGGCGTCGCTGGAGAAAGTTCTGAAGACCGACGGGGGAAGGCAATCATGAGCGAGCTCATCGGACAGCACAGCGCGGACAGTGCCTCGTCCGCGCCCGGAGCGAAGCGAGGACGTGGATGAGCCGCACTGGCCGGATCGACCGGGAGACCAGTGAGTCCAAGGTGCTGGTCGAGCTCGACCTGGACGGCACCGGCCGGGCCGAGATCTCGACCGGCGTGGGCTTCTACGACCACATGCTGAACGCGCTGGCCAAGCACGCACTGCTCGACCTGCACGTCACCACGGTCGGCGACCTGGAGATCGACGCGCACCACACCGTCGAGGACACCGCGATCGGCCTCGGCCAGGCGCTGAAGCAGGCGCTCGGCGACAAGCGCGGGATCCGCCGCTTCGGCGACGCGACGGTGCCGCTGGACGAGGCCCTCGTGCACTGCACGGTCGACCTGTCCGGCCGGCCGTACTGCGTGCACACCGGCGAGCCCGAGGGGCAGGTCTACGCGATCATCGGTGGCGACTACGCCGGTTCGCTGACCCAGCACGTGTTCGAGACGCTCGCGTTCAACGCGGCGATCTGCGTGCACGTCCGGGTGCTGTCCGGGCGCGACCCGCACCACATCGTGGAGGCGCAGTTCAAGGCGTTCGCGCGGGCGCTGCGCGACGCGGCCGAGCTCGACCCGCGGCAGCCGGGCATCCCGTCGACCAAGGGCGCGCTGTGAGCAAGAAGGTCGTCCTGCTGGACTACGGCTCGGGCAACATCCGCTCCGGCGAACGAGCGCTGCAGCGGGTCGGTGCCGACGTCACCGTGACGGCCGACTACGACCAGGCCCTGAACGCCGACGGCCTGCTGGTTCCCGGCGTGGGCGCGTTCGAGGCCTGCATGACCGGGCTCAAGGCGGTCCGCGGCGACGCCGTCGTCGACCGGCGGCTGACCGGCGGGCGCCCGGTGCTCGGCATCTGCGTCGGCATGCAGATCCTGTTCGCGAAGGGCATCGAGCACGGCGTCGAGACCGCGGGCTGCGAGCAGTGGCCGGGCACGGTCGAGCGCCTGCGCCCGCAAAGCGAGGAGCCGGTCCCGCACATGGGCTGGAACACGGTCGACGTACCGGCCGGCAGCCAGTTGTTCGAGGGCATCGAGAAGGAGCGCTTCTACTTCGTGCACTCCTACGGCGTGCGGGAGTGGCAGCTCACCGACGCCCGCGCCTCGGTCGCGCCGAAGGTCACCTGGACGTCGTACGGCGGCGACCGCTTCGTCGCCGCCGTCGAGAACGGCCCGCTCGCCGCCACCCAGTTCCACCCGGAGAAGTCCGGCGACGCCGGCGCCGAACTCCTGGCCAACTGGGTCCGCTCGCTGTAGGTCCGCACCACGGCGGGGACTGCGGCCGGACGACGGCCGAACTGCGGCGGTGACTGTGAGTACCTGACACTCGTTCTCTTGCCGTTGGGGAGTTGTTTACCGTACGTTCACTGGCGTCCACTGCATGTGCAGACAAGGAGGCACCGCCCGTGTCCGTTGAGTCGCAGTCCCAGTCCGTGGATCCGCAGCCGCTGTCCCGGCGGCAGTTCGTCGCCCGTGCGGCAGCGGCGGGTGTCGCCGTCAGTGTGGTGGGGTCGGTCGAAGCGCTGTACACGGCGCAGCCGGCGCTGGGCACATCCGGTCCGAAGCTCGGCTACGGGCCCCTGATCGAGGACCCGCAGGGCATGCTCGACCTGCCCCGGGGCTTCAGCTACAAGGTGCTGTCGCGGGAGGGTGCCGTCCGCAAGGACGGGCTGCAGGTCCCGAGCCGGTTCGACGGGATGGGCACCTTCCCGGACCGGCACGGCGGCAACCGCCTGGTCCGCAACCACGAGTGCAGCCCGACCGCGACGATTCCGGTGAAGGCGCCGGCCGAGCGCACCTACGACCCGGCCGCGGCCGGCGGCACCAGCACGCTGGTGGTCGACCGGCACAACAACACCGTCAAGGAGTTCACCAGCCTCGGCGGCTCGGCGATCAACTGCTCCGGCGGCATCACGCCGTGGCGCACCTGGCTGACCTGCGAGGAGACCGAGGACAAGGCCGGCACCCGCGGCTACACCAAGGACCACGGCTACATCTTCGAGGTCGACCCGTACGACGACCGGCGCAACGTGCACCCGACGCCGCTGAAGGAGATGGGCCGGTTCCAGCACGAGGCGGTCGCGATCGATCCGGCGACCGGCATCGTGTACGAGACCGAGGACGCGTTCGTCGCGCCGCTCGGCGGCTTCTACCGGTTCCTGCCGAACCGCCCGTGCGGCGGCTGGGGCAGCCTGCGGGCCGGCGGCGAGCTGCAGGCCATGCACATCCCGGACCTGCCGGACCTGTCGGTGGTCCAGGAGGCGGGCACGGAGTTCCGCGGCGTGCAGTGGGTGAAGGTGCCCGACCCGCTGGCCACCACGGAGTCGGTCCGCTCGCAGGACTACGCCAAGCTGATCACCGGCGGGTACAAGCTCGAGGGCTGCTGGTGGGGCGCGCTGGACCGGTGCGTGTACTTCGTGTCGTCGTTCGCGCGCACCGAGCTCGGTCCGAAGGTCGACCACGACGGACAGGTCTGGCGCTACGACCCGCGGCGCAAGACGCTGAAGCTGATGGTGATCTTCACCCGGCCGAAGCCCGGCTCGGACGACCCGGAGTTCGATGCCCCCGACAACATCACGATGTCGCCGTACGGCGGGCTGATGATGTGCGAGGACGGGCTGGGCGAGCAGCACATCCTCGGCACCACCGAGGACGGCGAGGTCTTCAAGTTCGCCCGCAACCGGGTGAACAACGGCACCCCCGAGCAGCCCGAGTACGGCGAGCTCGCCGGCGCCGGCTTCTCCGCCGACGGCCGCACGATGTTCTTCAACGTCTACACCCCCGGCATCACCTATGCCATCACCGGCCCCTGGCGCCGGCGCCGGTAACTGCCGGACAGGCCGTCGGCCCGGCAGCCCCGGGCTGACGGCCCCAACCACATCCTTTGAGCTCCACCCGCTCTCTCCGGACGGGTGGAGCGACTACTTGGTGGATGAAGCGGGAGTAGGCCCGGAACTGGCGGACTTCGCCACGCTGTCGGCAGCAGGCCGCTCCGGCGCCGGTGATTGTTAGCGCGCTCAAGGGCAGCCGTCCGGGCGTGTGCTGCTCCGGCCGCGCACCGCACCGAGGGTGGCGGCCAGAACGCTCCCGAACAAAGGGATCTCTCGTCTCCCCGTCGAAACTTCTCGTTACCCGACCGTGACTGCTGGATGCCGGGCCGATGTCTTGACCGCCTCCTATGTGAACGCTAACACTGTGAGCGCCAACAGCCATGCGGGGCGTGAGATGCGGGAGTGACACCTCTCCCGGAGGGGAACAGTTCGTGAAGAACAAGCTTGTGGTGGTTCTGAGTGGCGTCCTACTGGTACTCGGTCTCGGGGCGTGCGGTGGGCAGGGAGCCGGCGGTGGTACCGACGCCGCCGCGGACAAGCCCGAGGACCTGACCATCGGGGTGTCGATGCCGACGCAGACGTCGGAGCGGTGGATCGCGGACGGCAAGGCGGTGAAGGAGAAGCTCGAGGCCAAGGGCTACCAGGTCGATCTGCAGTATGCCAACGACGACATCCCGACCCAGTCCCAGCAGGTCGACCAGATGATCACCCGCGGCGCCGACGTACTGATCATCGCCGCGATCGACGGGACCGCGCTCAGCAGCCAACTGCAGGCCGCGGCCGACAAGTCGATCCCGGTGGTCGCCTACGACCGGCTGATCCGTGGCAGCAAGAACGTGAACTTCTACGTCAGCTTCGACAACTTCAAGGTCGGCGTGGCCCAGGCGAAGGCGCTGCTGCGAGGTCTCGGCCTGGAGACGCCGGACGGCTCGAAGGGCAGCAAGACCGGGCCGGTCAACATCGAGTTGTTCGCCGGCTCGCTGGACGACAACAACACCCAGTACTTCTTCGGGGGCGCCATGCAGACCCTCAAGCCGTACTTCGACAACGGCTCGCTGGTGGTCAAGTCCAAGCAGACCGGCATGGAGCAGGTCGCGACTCTGCGCTGGCAGCAGGAGGCGGCGCAGAAGCGGATGGAGGACCTGCTGACCTCGAGCTACAACGACGGCGCCAAGGTGGGCGGCGTTCTGTCCCCGTACGACGGGATCTCGCGCGGCATCATCACCGCCCTGCACAACGCGGGTTACGGCACACCGGCCAACCCCACCCCGGTGATCACCGGTCAGGACGCGGAGATCGCCTCGGTCAAGCTGATCGACACCGGCGTGCAGAGCTCGACGATCTTCAAGGACACCCGGCTGCTGGCCGAGCAGGCCGTCAACGCCGCCGAGGCCTTCCTGCAGAAGAAGGAGCCGGAGGCCAACGACACCAAGACCTACGACAACGGGACGAAGGTCGTACCGGCGTACCTGCTGCCGATCCAGACCGTGTTCAAGGAAGACATCAAGAAGCAACTCGTCGACACCGGTTACTACACGGCCGCCGAGGTCGCCGCCGGCCAGGCGAAGTGATCGAGCGGCCCGAGCGCGGGGGAGGAGCCATGGACGACGTCCTGCTCGAGATGCGCGGGATCACCAAGCGGTTCCCCGGGGTCAAGGCTCTCGAGGACGTCTCGCTGAGGGTCCGGCGCGGGGAGATCCACGCCATCTGCGGAGAGAACGGGGCCGGCAAGTCGACCCTGATGAAGGTGCTGTCCGGGGTGTACCCGACCGGGAGTTACGACGGCGAGATCAGGTTCGACGGGACGCCGGTCCACTTCGGTGGCATCCGGGACTCCGAGGCGGTCGGCATCGTCATCATTCATCAGGAGCTCGCGCTGGTTCCGCACCTGTCGATCGCGGAGAACCTCTTCCTGGGCAACGAACGGCGGGGCCGCGGGGGCCTGATCGACTGGAACCGGTCCAACGCCGAGGCCCGCAAGCTGCTGCTCTCCGTCGGCCTGGACGAGAACCCGGTCTCGCCGGTGATCCAGCTCGGGGTCGGCAAGCAGCAGCTGGTCGAGATCGCCAAGGCGTTGTCCAAGGAGGTCCGGCTGCTGATCCTCGACGAGCCGACCGCCGCGCTGAACGACGTCGACTCGGCCCACCTGCTCGATCTGCTGCGGCGGCTGCGGGACCAGGGGATCACCTGCATCATGATCTCCCACAAGCTGAGCGAGATCACCGCGATCGCCGACTCCACGACGGTGATCCGGGACGGCCGCACGGTCGAGACCCTCGACATGGGCGCCGCGGGAGTGACCCAGGACAGGATCATCCGCGGCATGGTGGGGCGCGATCTCGACAGCTTCTACCCCGACCGGGTCTGCGATCCGGGGCCGGAGGTGCTGCGGATCGAGGACTGGACGGTGTGGCACCCGACCCAGCAGCGCAAGGTGGTCGACGGCGCCTCGCTCGACGTACGGGCCGGAGAGGTGGTCGGGATCGCCGGGCTGATGGGCGCCGGACGGACCGAGCTCGCGATGAGCGTGTTCGGTCGCTCGTACGGTCGCAACATCAGCGGCCGGCTGTACCTGCACGGTGAGGAGGTTCGGGCCCGCACCGTGTCCGAGGCGATCGGCCACGGCATCGCCTACGCCACCGAGGATCGCAAGCGGTACGGGCTCAACCTGATCGCCGACGTCCGGGCCAACGTGTCCGCCGCGGCGCTGAGCAAGCTGGCCCGGGCCGGCTGGGTCAACACCAACGAAGAGGTCAAGGTCGCCGAGCAGGGACGGCGGGAGATGAACATCAAGACCCGCACCGTGCTGGATCCCGTCGGCACCCTGTCCGGCGGCAACCAGCAGAAGGTCGTGCTGTCCAAGTGGCTGTTCACCGATCCGGACGTGCTGATCCTGGACGAACCCACCCGCGGTATCGACGTCGGAGCGAAGTTCGAGATCTACACGATCGTCAACCGGCTCGTCGCCCAGGGCAAGGCAGTCGTCCTGATCTCCTCCGAACTGCCGGAGCTGCTGGGCATGTGCGACCGGATCTACACCCTGTCGGCCGGGCGGATCACCGGTGAGCTGCCGGTCGGCCAGGCGACCCAGGAAAGCCTGATGGCGCTCATGACGACGGAGAAGGAGTTCGCCGGATGACCAGCACGAAACCGTCCCCAGGTCCCCAGGACGCGGCGGAGCCCACGGCCGCCGAGGGCGCCCCGGCGGCCGCGCTGCACGTCGGCACCGGTGATCCGCTCACCCTGATCAGGCGCAACCTGCGGCAGAGCGGCATCTACATCGCCTTCGTCGTCATCGTGGCCCTGTTCGCGTTCCTGACCGACGGTGTGCTGCTCAGCCCGGGCAACATCACCAACATCGTGCTCCAGTACTCCTACATCCTGGTGCTCGCGATCGGCATGGTGATCCTGATCATCGCCGGACACATCGACCTGTCGGTCGGGTCGATCGTCGCACTGACCGGTGCGGTGTCGGCGGTGCTGGTGATCCAGAACGACCAGCCGTGGTGGATCGGCGTGCTGGCCGCCGTCGCGGTGGGCTGCCTGGTCGGCGCCTGGCACGGCTTCTGGGTCGCGTACGTCGGCATGCCGGCGTTCATCGTGACGCTCGCGGGGATGTTGCTGTTCCGCGGTCTGACGTTGCAGGTCCTGGACAACGTCTCACTGTCGCCGTTCCCGGGCGAGTACCAGCAGGTCGCCAGCGGCTTCCTGAACGGCCTGCTCGGCGGGCAGGGCTACGACGCCTTCACGCTGCTGATCGCCGCGATCGCCTCCGCCGGGTACGCCGTCAGCGTGTTCCGCACCCGGCTGGCGCGGGTCCGCTACGAGCAGCCGGTGGAGTCGTTCCCGCTGTTCGTCACCCGCGTCGTCCTGGTCGCCGCGGTCGTCATGTACTTCGCCTGGCAGCTCGCCCACGCCCGCGGCCTGCCGATCGTCCTGATCATCCTGGCGGTGCTGGTGATCGCCTACGGGCTGATGACGAAGAACACCGTCTTCGGCCGCCAGGTCTACGCGATCGGCGGCAACCTGCCGGCCGCGATGCTGTCCGGGGTCAAGGTCCGCAAGGTCAACTTCTGGATCTTCGTCAACATGGGATTCCTGGCCGGCGTGGCCGGCGTCATCTACTCGTCGCGGTCCAACGGCGCCCAGCCGGCCGCCGGCAACATGTTCGAGCTCGACGCCATCGCCGCGGCCTTCATCGGCGGCGCGGCCGTCGCGGGCGGTGTCGGCACGGTGGTCGGGGCGATGGTCGGCGGTCTGATCATGGCGGTGATGAGCAACGGGATGCAGCTGATGGGCATCGACCAGTCGACGCAGTCCGTTGTGAAGGGCATGGTGCTGCTGCTCGCCGTTGCCTTCGACATCTACAATAAACGTCGCGCCGGCGCATCCCGCTGACGCGGGAGTCGGAGTCAGCCATGGGGGGCCTGGTGCGGATTCGGGAGCAGCAGATCTCGGGGACGACGGAATCGCGGTGGTAGGGACGATCCGGTCCCTGGGCATGTCGGACGTCGCCGCGCACGCCGGGGTGTCGCACCAGACGGTGTCGAGGGTCATCAACGGTCACCCGAACGTGGCGGCGGCGACCCGGAAGAAGGTGCTGGAGGCGATCGCCGAGCTCGGCTACCGTCCGAACAGCGCGGCACGGGCACTGGTGACCGGGTCGTCGCGCACGATCGGACTCGCGATCGCCAACATCAGCCAGTACGGGCCCGCGCAGACGATGCTCGGCCTGGAACGCGCGGCCCGCGAGGCCGGCTACTTCCTGACCGTGTCGGTGCTCGACGACGACACCGCCGGCGACATGATCGAGGCCGTCGAACGGCTGGCGACCCAGTCCGTCGACGCGATCGTCGCGCTGAGCACGTACGAGGGTGCCGTCCGCGCGTTGCCGGATCTGAGTCCCAGGGTGCCGATGATCGCCGTTCAGGCCGAGGACGGCGGACAGGACAGCGCGGTCTGGGTCGACCAAGAGGCCGGGGCTGCGCTCGCGACCCGGCACCTGCTCGAGCTCGGCCACCGTACGGTCCACCATCTGCGCGGGCCGGCGAACGCGCTCGAGGCGGACGCCCGGGAACGCCGCTGGCGCGGCGAGCTCGAAGCGGCCGGCGCGGTGGTCCCGCCCG from Kribbella flavida DSM 17836 harbors:
- the mmsB gene encoding multiple monosaccharide ABC transporter permease, which gives rise to MTSTKPSPGPQDAAEPTAAEGAPAAALHVGTGDPLTLIRRNLRQSGIYIAFVVIVALFAFLTDGVLLSPGNITNIVLQYSYILVLAIGMVILIIAGHIDLSVGSIVALTGAVSAVLVIQNDQPWWIGVLAAVAVGCLVGAWHGFWVAYVGMPAFIVTLAGMLLFRGLTLQVLDNVSLSPFPGEYQQVASGFLNGLLGGQGYDAFTLLIAAIASAGYAVSVFRTRLARVRYEQPVESFPLFVTRVVLVAAVVMYFAWQLAHARGLPIVLIILAVLVIAYGLMTKNTVFGRQVYAIGGNLPAAMLSGVKVRKVNFWIFVNMGFLAGVAGVIYSSRSNGAQPAAGNMFELDAIAAAFIGGAAVAGGVGTVVGAMVGGLIMAVMSNGMQLMGIDQSTQSVVKGMVLLLAVAFDIYNKRRAGASR
- a CDS encoding LacI family DNA-binding transcriptional regulator — translated: MVGTIRSLGMSDVAAHAGVSHQTVSRVINGHPNVAAATRKKVLEAIAELGYRPNSAARALVTGSSRTIGLAIANISQYGPAQTMLGLERAAREAGYFLTVSVLDDDTAGDMIEAVERLATQSVDAIVALSTYEGAVRALPDLSPRVPMIAVQAEDGGQDSAVWVDQEAGAALATRHLLELGHRTVHHLRGPANALEADARERRWRGELEAAGAVVPPVLPGDWWPPTGYLAGRELVARRRGGEEITAVFAANDQMALGLLRAFAEGGIRVPDDISVVGFDDVPEAAYYAPPLTTVRQDFAELGRRVIQVALARIGGTSIKPEPVQPHLLVRTSTAPPPRRTTAGRRTR
- a CDS encoding alkaline phosphatase PhoX, coding for MSVESQSQSVDPQPLSRRQFVARAAAAGVAVSVVGSVEALYTAQPALGTSGPKLGYGPLIEDPQGMLDLPRGFSYKVLSREGAVRKDGLQVPSRFDGMGTFPDRHGGNRLVRNHECSPTATIPVKAPAERTYDPAAAGGTSTLVVDRHNNTVKEFTSLGGSAINCSGGITPWRTWLTCEETEDKAGTRGYTKDHGYIFEVDPYDDRRNVHPTPLKEMGRFQHEAVAIDPATGIVYETEDAFVAPLGGFYRFLPNRPCGGWGSLRAGGELQAMHIPDLPDLSVVQEAGTEFRGVQWVKVPDPLATTESVRSQDYAKLITGGYKLEGCWWGALDRCVYFVSSFARTELGPKVDHDGQVWRYDPRRKTLKLMVIFTRPKPGSDDPEFDAPDNITMSPYGGLMMCEDGLGEQHILGTTEDGEVFKFARNRVNNGTPEQPEYGELAGAGFSADGRTMFFNVYTPGITYAITGPWRRRR
- the hisB gene encoding imidazoleglycerol-phosphate dehydratase HisB gives rise to the protein MSRTGRIDRETSESKVLVELDLDGTGRAEISTGVGFYDHMLNALAKHALLDLHVTTVGDLEIDAHHTVEDTAIGLGQALKQALGDKRGIRRFGDATVPLDEALVHCTVDLSGRPYCVHTGEPEGQVYAIIGGDYAGSLTQHVFETLAFNAAICVHVRVLSGRDPHHIVEAQFKAFARALRDAAELDPRQPGIPSTKGAL
- the mmsA gene encoding multiple monosaccharide ABC transporter ATP-binding protein codes for the protein MDDVLLEMRGITKRFPGVKALEDVSLRVRRGEIHAICGENGAGKSTLMKVLSGVYPTGSYDGEIRFDGTPVHFGGIRDSEAVGIVIIHQELALVPHLSIAENLFLGNERRGRGGLIDWNRSNAEARKLLLSVGLDENPVSPVIQLGVGKQQLVEIAKALSKEVRLLILDEPTAALNDVDSAHLLDLLRRLRDQGITCIMISHKLSEITAIADSTTVIRDGRTVETLDMGAAGVTQDRIIRGMVGRDLDSFYPDRVCDPGPEVLRIEDWTVWHPTQQRKVVDGASLDVRAGEVVGIAGLMGAGRTELAMSVFGRSYGRNISGRLYLHGEEVRARTVSEAIGHGIAYATEDRKRYGLNLIADVRANVSAAALSKLARAGWVNTNEEVKVAEQGRREMNIKTRTVLDPVGTLSGGNQQKVVLSKWLFTDPDVLILDEPTRGIDVGAKFEIYTIVNRLVAQGKAVVLISSELPELLGMCDRIYTLSAGRITGELPVGQATQESLMALMTTEKEFAG
- the hisH gene encoding imidazole glycerol phosphate synthase subunit HisH, which translates into the protein MSKKVVLLDYGSGNIRSGERALQRVGADVTVTADYDQALNADGLLVPGVGAFEACMTGLKAVRGDAVVDRRLTGGRPVLGICVGMQILFAKGIEHGVETAGCEQWPGTVERLRPQSEEPVPHMGWNTVDVPAGSQLFEGIEKERFYFVHSYGVREWQLTDARASVAPKVTWTSYGGDRFVAAVENGPLAATQFHPEKSGDAGAELLANWVRSL
- a CDS encoding histidinol-phosphate transaminase, producing the protein MGRRFDGLPIRDELRNFEPYGAPQLDVPVLLNVNENPYPPSEATVADITASVAEAARGLNRYPDREFLALRADLAAYLGRESGARLTAEQVWAANGSNEVMLHLLQAFGGPGRTALSFAPTYSMYPEYARDTNTGWVVGRRSEDFTLDQSKALAAISRHRPSVVLLASPNNPTGTALPIQLVEALAARTAGIGAVLVVDEAYAEFRRAGTPSAVTLLPSYPNLAVARTTSKAFALAGARVGYLAASKQLVDALRIVRLPYHLSAVTQAVARAALRHSDELLARVGQLRAERDETVDWLRAQGLRAVDSDANFVLFGTFRDRHAVWQALLDDGVLIRETGPDGWLRVSIGTGAEMAAFRASLEKVLKTDGGRQS
- a CDS encoding LON peptidase substrate-binding domain-containing protein — encoded protein: MDSRLPLLTVETVVFPGLVLPLPITDTQGRAVVRDLVENGGELVCGAIAVRDGYELGDRVFRSLYGTGCAATISEITLEAGDDGPVEITLTGNRRFKVDQLDSTGDYLLADVEWLPEELGDDPLGTATIAVERFRRYAAAVTEISRPGLHIGSLPDDPGTLSYLMSAATTLLTPERQKLLEAPDTTTRLAQLIGLLDSELAAITAIPSLPDTDMSWSTMHPN
- the hisD gene encoding histidinol dehydrogenase, with amino-acid sequence MIRRVDLRGRVAAGELVDLPADVHALVPRAVFDVEKALDVVRPICLDVRHRGLEAIREYGERFDGVHLDDVRVPAEALKTALEELDPTVRSAFEESIRRVREVSEDELGGDVESEPAPGGRVTQRLVPVQRVGLYVPGGRAPLASSVVMNVVPAQVAGVPSLAVASPPQKEFGGLPHPTVLAVCAMLGVDEVYAIGGAQAIAGFAYGFEGCRKVNLITGPGNIYVVAAKRFLLGQVGIDSEAGPTEIAVLADATADPAHVAADLISQAEHDPMAASVLVTPSESLAAAVEAELPVQVARTKHSERITEALGGQQSAIVLVDDLDQGTALVDAYAAEHLEIQTEDAEQRAALINNAGAIFVGGWSPVSLGDYCAGSNHVLPTAGCACHSSGLSVRSFLRAMHVVNYTRDALQEVAGHVVALANAEDLPGHGAAVSIRFPGDS
- the chvE gene encoding multiple monosaccharide ABC transporter substrate-binding protein, with the protein product MKNKLVVVLSGVLLVLGLGACGGQGAGGGTDAAADKPEDLTIGVSMPTQTSERWIADGKAVKEKLEAKGYQVDLQYANDDIPTQSQQVDQMITRGADVLIIAAIDGTALSSQLQAAADKSIPVVAYDRLIRGSKNVNFYVSFDNFKVGVAQAKALLRGLGLETPDGSKGSKTGPVNIELFAGSLDDNNTQYFFGGAMQTLKPYFDNGSLVVKSKQTGMEQVATLRWQQEAAQKRMEDLLTSSYNDGAKVGGVLSPYDGISRGIITALHNAGYGTPANPTPVITGQDAEIASVKLIDTGVQSSTIFKDTRLLAEQAVNAAEAFLQKKEPEANDTKTYDNGTKVVPAYLLPIQTVFKEDIKKQLVDTGYYTAAEVAAGQAK